In one Prochlorococcus marinus XMU1404 genomic region, the following are encoded:
- a CDS encoding TrmH family RNA methyltransferase, with amino-acid sequence MFKFLIENNFFKITSKNNNLVKRFRSFKRGSSRKNKDFFCIEGTHLIEELLKSGNSPSKILVTEKWLKKNQNLSKKFDQSLITLVSEEVLASAISTVNPDGIAALVEISSILNYQFNSKDDFVLVLDRIQDPGNMGNLFRTALAAGVDAIFLAGGAHPLSQKALRASTGAVFQIPFQRFEGSEEEIINSLLKSLSELSNVGFNIFSTSSQNKNLKKSSKPYWEVDWSKRTALILGNEGQGIHKKIQEAFNETITIPHSEIVESLNVACVAVPLLLERKRVAFTSNK; translated from the coding sequence ATTTTTAAATTCCTCATAGAAAATAATTTTTTTAAAATAACTAGTAAAAATAATAATCTAGTTAAAAGATTTAGATCATTTAAAAGAGGATCCTCTCGCAAGAACAAAGATTTTTTTTGTATAGAGGGTACTCATCTTATTGAAGAATTGTTGAAGTCTGGAAATTCCCCCTCTAAAATTCTAGTTACTGAAAAATGGCTCAAAAAGAACCAAAATCTTAGCAAAAAGTTTGATCAATCATTAATAACTTTGGTCTCAGAAGAGGTTTTAGCTTCAGCAATTTCAACAGTTAATCCAGATGGCATTGCAGCATTAGTAGAAATCTCATCGATACTTAATTATCAATTCAATAGTAAAGATGATTTTGTTCTTGTTCTCGATAGGATTCAAGATCCTGGGAATATGGGTAATCTTTTTAGAACTGCTTTAGCTGCTGGTGTTGATGCAATTTTTTTAGCTGGAGGTGCGCACCCATTAAGCCAAAAAGCATTAAGAGCATCGACTGGTGCGGTCTTTCAAATCCCATTTCAAAGGTTTGAAGGAAGTGAAGAAGAAATAATAAATTCTTTATTAAAGTCTTTATCTGAATTATCAAATGTAGGATTTAATATTTTTTCTACTAGTAGCCAAAATAAAAATTTAAAAAAATCCTCAAAACCCTACTGGGAAGTTGATTGGTCTAAACGTACTGCATTAATCTTGGGTAATGAAGGTCAAGGTATTCATAAAAAAATTCAAGAAGCTTTTAATGAAACAATTACAATTCCGCATAGTGAGATTGTAGAATCATTAAATGTGGCTTGTGTTGCTGTTCCGTTATTACTAGAACGAAAAAGAGTCGCATTCACCTCTAATAAATAA